One window from the genome of Crassostrea angulata isolate pt1a10 chromosome 2, ASM2561291v2, whole genome shotgun sequence encodes:
- the LOC128174390 gene encoding NKG2-A/NKG2-B type II integral membrane protein-like, protein MLLFFFQKLTYKMNYFSGYGLPRFSKDLTSEFQLKPESTDRFVQVTRTSGRWRDLVDPNNDSNNTYIYKGSQSTELEGKQKNSKIKLYVAILILFTYLIVSCIGVAVVSTMLYHEQNKHNNDALTTKSITMTTINPTLHCKDDTPAAEKCSEGWTLNDGSCYWLNKDFLSWDEAEAACRKKSATLVEITNGNENMFLEEFAINYLIWVGIQVIESNTPINTCSQTPSSVGLTYTREFGKCIELIAVLDETGEPFSFFVNRDL, encoded by the exons AtgctattgtttttttttcagaaactcACATATAAAATGAACTATTTTAGCGGATATGGGTTACCACGGTTTAGCAAGGATCTAACTTCAGAATTTCAACTAAAACcagag TCTACAGATCGTTTCGTTCAAGTGACTAGAACTTCAGGACGCTGGAGAGATTTAGTAGACCCAAACAATGATTCAAACAacacatacatttacaaagGATCCCAG TCAACAGAACTGGAGGGCAAACAAAAGAATTCCAAAATAAAGTTGTATGTGGCGATTTTGATACTTTTTACTTACCTGATCGTTTCCTGCATTGGAGTAGCTGTTGTGTCAACCATGTTATATCACGAGcaaaataaacacaataatgaTG CTCTTACAACAAAGTCAATTACAATGACAACAATAAATCCAACACTACACTGCAAAGACGATACACCAGCCGCAGAGA aatgtagCGAAGGTTGGACCTTAAATGATGGTTCCTGCTATTGgttaaataaagattttttaagctGGGACGAGGCAGAG GCAGCTTGTCGAAAGAAGTCAGCTACTTTGGTTGAGATCACAAATGGGAACGAAAACATGTTTTTAGAAGAATTTGCAATAAACT acttgATATGGGTTGGAATACAAGTTATTGAGAGTAACACTCCAATAAACACCTGCTCGCAGACACCTTCTTCCGTTGGATTAACATACACTAGAGAATTTGGAAAGTGTATAGAATTAATTGCGGTATTAGATGAAACTGGTGAACCTTTTTCGTTCTTTGTTAATCGTGATT TATAA